CCGTAAACACGTAATGCCACTTGCAGGTTTTCAACATTACGTAAACTATCTAACGCGGTGTTCAAAAGGTTTTTGGCAGTCACATGCTTTGATTGGCCTTCCCATTTTCCATTCATGCTATTCGAGCCATCATAAATAAACAAAATCCGGGTCATGGTTTGTTTGGCTTTCTGCGCCATTACGATCTGAGCAGAAAACAATAGAATGAAGATCAATAGGTAACGAGGAAATGAAAATGTTCTACGCATATAAAAACGATTTGCAATCTAAGATTCAAAAATGATGCCTTTTAAAGGAATGACAATGCGAGTAGTGGAAAAATAATGGTTTGATATCTTTTTTGCGGAGTTTTCTTTCCTTTTTTGCTTGCACAAAAAACGAAACCAAAAAAGTGCACTCTTCTCAAGGCATTTTTAGCTTCATTTCATTTCGCTAAAACCGAAGTTTAATAACTAAAATGGCTCCAAGGCTTCGCCATTTCTTTACGTTATTAACTTCTATGCTGTAAGAAGAGGATTTTATTTTATACTGTTAGTCGACTGTCAAATACATTTAAAATCACAGATAATAATTACTTTTGCGCGCTCTAAATTAAAAGAACTATGGCGTTAAAATGTGGTATTGTAGGATTACCTAACGTAGGAAAATCAACTTTATTTAACTGTTTGTCAAATGCGAAAGCACAATCGGCAAACTTTCCATTTTGTACGATTGAACCTAATCTGGGGGTGATTACTGTTCCGGATGACCGTTTGAACAAATTGGAAGAATTGGTGAATCCGGAGCGTGTATTACCTACGACCATTGAGATCGTGGATATTGCGGGATTGGTAAAAGGAGCAAGTAAAGGTGAAGGATTAGGAAATCAATTCTTAGGAAATATCCGTGAAACAGATGCCATTATTCACGTATTGAGATGTTTTGAAGATGACAATATTGTACACGTGGATGGCCGAATTAATCCGGTAGAGGATAAGGAAATTATCGATGCTGAGTTGCAGTTAAAAGATATTGAGACTTTAGAGAAAGCTTCTGATAAAGTACGTAGAGCAGCTAAAACGGGTGACAAAACCGCCCAAAAACAAGCTGCATTTTACGAAAAGTTAATTGAGCATCTGAGTGCGGGTAAATCTGCACGTTCCGTAGAAGCATCTTCAGATGATGAAGAAAATGCTTTGAAGAGTTTACAATTGTTGACGAGTAAGCCTGTACTGTACGTATGTAACGTAGATGAGGCTTCTGTGGTAACTGGAAATAGTCACGTGGAAGCTGTTCGTGAAGCGGTTAAAGACGAAGATGCAGAGATTATTGTTTTAGGTGCTGCAATTGAAGCAGACATCATGGAATTGGATACTTATGATGAGCGCCAAATGTTTCTGGAAGAATTAGGTTTGGAAAAACCAGGTGTATCGCGTTTGATCCAATCCGCATATAAATTATTGAATCTGGAAACATATTTCACCGCAGGACCAAAAGAAGTACGTGCGTGGACGATCAATGAAGGTACCAAAGCGCCACAAGCGGCAGGTGTGATCCATACCGATTTCGAAAAAGGTTTTATTCGTGCAGAGGTGATTCATTATGAAGATTTCGTAAAATATGGTTCGGAATCCGGAGCACGTGAAGCAGGTAAACTATCTGTTGAAGGAAAAGATTATACCGTGGTTGATGGAGATGTGATGCACTTTAGATTTAACGTGTAATCAAAAAATATAAAAGTGAAAAGGGCTGTTATTTAACAGCCCTTTTTTTATATCCGAATGATTAATTTTAAGAAGTCTTTTTATTTCTTTTACATTGTGGTTTAAACCTTTTTAGGTTTTGAATGTCCGATAGGGACAAACATTACAATTTGATTCAATGATGATGAAAACAATACAGCTGTTTTTCTTTTTTCTAGTACTCTGTAATTGGGGATATGCCCAAAGTCGTCAGGACGGCAAACCAGATGGCAAGCGTAAAGGTAAACCAGAGATCAAAGCGGAAATATTAGGAAAGGTGATTGATGCGCAAAGCGGAGAAGCATTGGAATACACAAATGTAACGTTGTACTCTTCCAAGGATAGTTCACTGGTTACGGGCACGATCACTTCAAAAAACGGAGAATTTCATTTGGAAAATATAAAAGGAGGCCGTTATTACTTAATTGTAAATTTTATAGGATATCATAACCATGAGATTCCGAACCTTCATCTAAATCCAAACAATCTGTATGTAGACCTGGGGAAAATCCAATTGGAAATGAAGGCGGAAGTTCTGGATGCTTTTGAAGTCACATCTGAGAAAGAAGGCATAGAGTTTAAGATGGATAAAAAAGTGGTTAATGTAGATAAGTTTTATACGGCCACAAGTGGAACGACTGTAGATATCTTAGAAAACGTGCCGTCTATATCTGTAGATGCGGAAAGAAATGTAACCCTTAGAGGGAGCTCAGGTTTTACGGTTTTGGTGGATGGTAGACCTACGGTGATGGATGCAGCAGATGTATTGGAGCAATATCCTGCGAGTTCGGTAGAGAGCATTGAAATCATAACAAATCCATCAGCCAAATACGATCCTGAAGGAACCGCAGGAATCATAAACATTATTACCAAAAAACAGAAACAATTAGGCATAAGTGGAATCGCTAATGTGAATGTGGGAATGTATGACAATTACGGAGCCGATGCGTTGTTACAAGTTAAAAACAAAAAGCTGAGCTGGTATGTGGGGTTAGACTATAATAAAAGAGGAAGAGTAGGTCAACAGGAAACGTATAATGCCACATTTAACTCGGATACTATAAATATTGTGGGCGGAGATGGAGATTTTAAAGGGTATAGATCATCAGGAACGGTAAGGGCAGGTGCAGATATAAAATTGAGTAATAAGAACTTCTGGTTAATCGAAGGATCTGCCCAGTTTTCGGATAGAAAAAGGACAAATGATCTGGATTATATCGAGTCAACCAATGGGATTGTATTAGATCATTACAATAGTTTAAATGAAGGGAGTAGAGAAGCTACGAATTGGAATCTTAATTCGGATTACACGCATAAGTTTAAAGGAGAAGATAAAGTT
This genomic interval from bacterium SCSIO 12643 contains the following:
- the ychF gene encoding redox-regulated ATPase YchF, whose protein sequence is MALKCGIVGLPNVGKSTLFNCLSNAKAQSANFPFCTIEPNLGVITVPDDRLNKLEELVNPERVLPTTIEIVDIAGLVKGASKGEGLGNQFLGNIRETDAIIHVLRCFEDDNIVHVDGRINPVEDKEIIDAELQLKDIETLEKASDKVRRAAKTGDKTAQKQAAFYEKLIEHLSAGKSARSVEASSDDEENALKSLQLLTSKPVLYVCNVDEASVVTGNSHVEAVREAVKDEDAEIIVLGAAIEADIMELDTYDERQMFLEELGLEKPGVSRLIQSAYKLLNLETYFTAGPKEVRAWTINEGTKAPQAAGVIHTDFEKGFIRAEVIHYEDFVKYGSESGAREAGKLSVEGKDYTVVDGDVMHFRFNV